The [Clostridium] colinum genome includes the window TAGAAGGTGGTATTATAGGTTTTTTATCTGGTCTTTTAATCGATTCTTATTTTGGTCAAGTATTAGGATTAAATGCTTTTATAGGTCTTATTATAGGGTTCTTATGTGGAAAAATATTTAACGAATTTTATAAAGATAGTATTTTAATACCATTTTTTTTAACTTTATTTTTTAATATTTTTCACGGATTTTTATTTTTCTTTTTTAATGTATTTTTAAGAGGATACCCTAACATATTTACCTTTTCAAAAAACATAATTATACCAGAAGCTTTATATACAGCTATTGTTTCTTTCTTTCTTTATAGGATTTTGTTTGCTATAAATAAAAAGTTAGAAAAATTTGATAGAAAAAAGAAAAATTTGTTTAAACAATAGTTTTTAGTATTTAAGAGGTGAAATATGAAAATACGTTTAAATAAACATAATAGCAACAACAATTTAAGACTTTTAATAGTATTTATAGGTATATGCTTTTTATTCTTTATTCTAATAATAAAACTTTATACATTACAAATAGTTCAAGGTGAATTTTTAAAAAATCAAGTTTTAGGTACAATATCAAAACCTATAAACTTAGAAGCTCCACGTGGCAATATATACGATAAATTTGGTCGCCCTCTTGCAGTAAATGAATCTTCTTTTACTGTAAATATAGACCCTAGTATAAATATAGACCCATCAATATCTGGATTTACATTAAATGATATTATATTAAAAACTATAAATGTTTTAGAAAAAAATAACGAACAAATAGTGGATGAATTTCCTATATCTAAAGAAAAACCTTATACATTTCTTTTTGATGGTAGCGAATCTTTAGAAAAAATTTGGAAAAATGACATGAATTTAGAAAAAAACTCACTTAATATACCCGTTAAGGATATAACTGCTGAGCAAGCTTTTATTATATTAAGGGAAAAATTTGAAATAGACCCTGCTCTATCTGATGAATATGCTAGAAAAATATTAATGGTTAGATGTGAACTTTATAAAAGAAGATTTTCTAAATTTATACCTATAACTTTAGCTTATGATGTAAGCCAAAAAACTATATCTACTATTGAAGAAAATTCTTCTGAGTTTTTAAGTGTATATATAGATGTTGAAGCAAAAAGAGTTTATCCTAGTGGTCAATCTTTTTCACACATACTAGGTTATATAAGAAGTATAAACCCAGAAGAGCTTAAATATTATCAAAGTAAAGGATATACAGAATATACAAGTAATGATATTATCGGTAAAGAAGGTATAGAAAAAGCATTTGAAACAGTTCTTAATGGTAAAGATGGTACAGCATATTATGAAGTTGATAATCTTGGTAGAAAAATCAAAAAAAATGAAGACTTATCTATCGAACCTATAGCTGGTAATGACGTTTATTTAACTTTAGATGCTAATTTAAATAAAGTAGTATATAATGCTATAGAAACAACATTAAGTGAAGTTATTATAAACAGACTTTTAAATAAAAATTCTAATGGACCTAATTTATCATCTAAAGATATTTTTTCTGCAATGGTAAAATCAAACACATTAGATATAAAAAAAATATTATCATCTGAAGAAAAAACTTATTCTAATAACCTAAAAAACTATATTTATTCTAAAGACTCTACAGCTATAAATGACTTAGAAAAAGCTAAAACTATTTTATCTGATGGAGTTAAAAATAATTTAGTATCACAAACTCATATAATTTTGGCATTGTATGAGCAAGGTGTTATAGTAGATGACGAAGCTTATGTAAATCGTATAAAATCTGGAAATATATCTTCTTTACAATTTTTAATTGATAAATTGAAGTCTTTACAAATAACTCCTCATATGACGGGTATGTTACAAGCTCCTGCTTCTGCCTCTGTTATTGTTTCAGATGTAAAGTCTGGTGGTATTTTAGCTAGTGTTTCTTATCCTTCATATGATAATAATAAATTTGTTAATAATTTTGATAATGATTATTATAGAAAATTAAGTAGCGACCCTACTTCTCCTATGAATAATAGACCTTTTACTGAACCTAGGGCTCCTGGGTCTACCTTTAAACCAATAACAGCAATAGCTGCCTTAGAAAATGGTATAATTACACCACGAACTACTATTTATGATAAAGACGTTTTTACAGAAGCTGGTAGACCTTATGCTCAATGTTGGATACACGGTAGCCATGGTAATGTTGATGTTGAAAAATCTTTAGAAGTATCTTGTAATTATTTTTATTATGATATTTCTCATAGAATGGGTATACAGCTATTAAATAAATATATGGAAGAATTTGGATTAAACCAAAGGTCTGGTGTAGAAATATATGAACTATATGATTCTTCTTCATTACAAAAATATCCTTCAAAAATTTCTTCACCTGAATATAAAAGATATATAGAATCTTCTAGAAATCCAGATGCTTCTGAAAGTGATTTAACTTGGAAAGCTGGAGATACAATAAGAACTGCAATAGGTCAAGCTTATAATAATTATACTGCGTCTATAATGGTTAAATATACTGCTACATTAGCTAATGGTGGTTATAGATATTCTTTACACTTTTTAGATAAAATAGCTAACAATGAAGGTAACATTAAAGAAAAATATGAACCTATATTAGAGCATAAAGTTGAAATTAGCGAAAAAAATTTACAAGCAGTTCATAATGGTATGTATAGAGTTACAACTGGT containing:
- the mreD gene encoding rod shape-determining protein MreD translates to MRYFTYIVLILINFILQTTLFNYIEIIGVKPNTMVILIVSFAFMRGEIEGGIIGFLSGLLIDSYFGQVLGLNAFIGLIIGFLCGKIFNEFYKDSILIPFFLTLFFNIFHGFLFFFFNVFLRGYPNIFTFSKNIIIPEALYTAIVSFFLYRILFAINKKLEKFDRKKKNLFKQ
- a CDS encoding penicillin-binding transpeptidase domain-containing protein; translated protein: MKIRLNKHNSNNNLRLLIVFIGICFLFFILIIKLYTLQIVQGEFLKNQVLGTISKPINLEAPRGNIYDKFGRPLAVNESSFTVNIDPSINIDPSISGFTLNDIILKTINVLEKNNEQIVDEFPISKEKPYTFLFDGSESLEKIWKNDMNLEKNSLNIPVKDITAEQAFIILREKFEIDPALSDEYARKILMVRCELYKRRFSKFIPITLAYDVSQKTISTIEENSSEFLSVYIDVEAKRVYPSGQSFSHILGYIRSINPEELKYYQSKGYTEYTSNDIIGKEGIEKAFETVLNGKDGTAYYEVDNLGRKIKKNEDLSIEPIAGNDVYLTLDANLNKVVYNAIETTLSEVIINRLLNKNSNGPNLSSKDIFSAMVKSNTLDIKKILSSEEKTYSNNLKNYIYSKDSTAINDLEKAKTILSDGVKNNLVSQTHIILALYEQGVIVDDEAYVNRIKSGNISSLQFLIDKLKSLQITPHMTGMLQAPASASVIVSDVKSGGILASVSYPSYDNNKFVNNFDNDYYRKLSSDPTSPMNNRPFTEPRAPGSTFKPITAIAALENGIITPRTTIYDKDVFTEAGRPYAQCWIHGSHGNVDVEKSLEVSCNYFYYDISHRMGIQLLNKYMEEFGLNQRSGVEIYELYDSSSLQKYPSKISSPEYKRYIESSRNPDASESDLTWKAGDTIRTAIGQAYNNYTASIMVKYTATLANGGYRYSLHFLDKIANNEGNIKEKYEPILEHKVEISEKNLQAVHNGMYRVTTGTQGTLRRDFKDFPIKVAAKSGTAQENKKYNNHNVYIGFAPLDDPQIAISVFIPYGDDSYSPAPKITKKILEEYLSLNKEPEKKYTNSLTK